A region from the Brassica napus cultivar Da-Ae chromosome C8, Da-Ae, whole genome shotgun sequence genome encodes:
- the LOC106448376 gene encoding pentatricopeptide repeat-containing protein At3g49730, which translates to MRRFSTILDLCLSRRRLLLPSSQAHSRIDLITKRFHISRVLRHDSGLVSLKNNQYEGKHEDELAGDVEKIYRILRNYHSRVPKLELALNESSIDLQPGLIVQVLNRCGDAGNLGYRFFIWASKQPDYRHSYQVCKSMVKILSKMRQFGAVWALLEEMKNENPHLIEAELFVVLMRRFASANMAKKAVEVLDEMPKYGIEPDEFVFGSLLDALCKNGSVKDASKLCEDMRERFPPNLRCFTSLLYGWCREGKLIEAKNVLVQMKEAGLEPDIVVFTNLLSGYAHAGKMADAYDLMKDMRRRGFEPNANCYTVLIQALCKMEKRMDEAMRVFVEMERYGCEADIVTYTALISGFCKWGMIDKGYSVLDDMGKKGVVPSQVTYMQIMVAHEKKEQFEECLELIEKMKERGCHPDLLIYNVVIRLACKLGEVKEAVRLWNEMEATNGLSPGADTFVIMINGFTSQGYLVEACDHFKEMVSRGIFSAPQYGTLKTLLNTLVRDDRVEIAKDVWSCISNKSSSCELNVAAWTIWIHALLARGHVKEACSYCLDMMEMDLMPQPDTYVKLMKGLNKLYNRTIAAEITEKVMKMASEREMSFKMYKRRGEEDLIEKAKPKGSKEGKKKGTGDRHKHKWGGERSRAKAFHKSIVVWIGSFLMLRTLSLARDRLRSNAQVTSSPSTIRVLSSPFSSKRHAPKATEEEAPGLKESVLLYPKDPSSTPKLFLVQPRLTPPKFLQAKLNEALCLANSLEEQRYGYFESDFFDKELPSHVVVQNPIARSSKPRVDTYFGRGTVDNIQCHLNAEDSKEEVDAVFINAILSAIQQRNLERIWGKPVLDRVGLIIEIFNAHAHTKEAKLQAELAALMYKKSRLVRVRGTDGRQTFGQFGEAEVVSARGRAASKGTGFVGGAGETELQLQRRRIADRRLRLLSQIKEAQRTRLLQRAARKRQSGLEGKNLATIAVVGYTNAGKSTLTSALTRTALYCNERLFATLDPTLKNAILPSGRKVLFSDTVGFISDLPIQLVEAFQSTLEEVVEADLLLHVVDSTAPNIEEHRSTVFHVLNQIGVPEEKLKNMIEVWNKIDYEEEEEEEEEDMHYLDDAKGEEEEVEAELSEDSIAEETSEASSEATVDEDQIQNQEDDSDEWLLSEDENVSDSEIWKVPEEAKVDAAQKSGPDVRVSALTGVGLKELMYLIDEKLSGEDEKRKSETIVERNDFQSRKWRPSFKDDEEFAAGQ; encoded by the exons ATGCGTAGATTCTCAACCATACTCGATCTTTGCCTCAGCAGACGCCGTCTTCTCTTACCATCTTCTCAAGCACATTCGCGAATCGATCTCATCACCAAAAGGTTTCACATTTCCAGAGTTCTCAGACATGACTCTGGATTGGTTTCTCTAAagaataaccaatacgaaggtAAGCACGAGGATGAACTCGCTGGAGACGTCGAGAAAATCTATAGAATATTACGAAACTACCATTCTAGGGTTCCGAAGTTGGAGCTTGCTCTCAACGAATCAAGTATCGATCTTCAACCCGGGCTAATCGTCCAAGTGCTGAATCGTTGCGGCGATGCTGGGAATCTAGGTTACAGATTCTTTATCTGGGCATCGAAGCAACCTGATTATCGCCACAGCTACCAAGTGTGCAAATCGATGGTGAAGATTCTCAGTAAAATGCGTCAATTTGGAGCTGTCTGGGCTTTGCTCGAAGAGATGAAGAACGAGAATCCTCACTTGATCGAGGCGGAGCTCTTCGTTGTACTGATGCGGAGGTTTGCTTCAGCTAACATGGCGAAGAAAGCAGTCGAGGTGCTCGACGAAATGCCCAAGTACGGGATTGAGCCTGATGAGTTCGTTTTCGGAAGCTTGTTAGATGCCTTGTGCAAGAACGGTAGTGTCAAGGATGCCTCGAAGCTGTGTGAAGATATGAGAGAGAGGTTTCCTCCGAATCTAAGGTGTTTCACTTCGTTGTTGTACGGTTGGTGTAGGGAAGGGAAGTTGATTGAAGCTAAGAATGTTTTGGTTCAGATGAAGGAAGCAGGGCTTGAGCCTGACATTGTTGTTTTCACTAACTTGCTTAGTGGCTATGCTCACGCTGGTAAAATGGCGGATGCGTATGATCTTATGAAGGATATGAGGAGGAGAGGGTTTGAGCCTAACGCGAATTGTTATACGGTTTTGATCCAGGCGTTGTGTAAGATGGAGAAGAGGATGGATGAGGCGATGCGGGTTTTTGTTGAGATGGAGAGGTATGGATGCGAGGCTGATATAGTGACTTACACTGCGTTGATTAGTGGGTTTTGTAAGTGGGGGATGATTGATAAGGGTTATAGTGTTTTAGATGATATGGGAAAGAAAGGAGTTGTGCCGTCGCAGGTAACGTATATGCAGATAATGGTGGCTCATGAGAAGAAGGAACAGTTTGAGGAGTGTTTGGAGTTGATTGAGAAGATGAAGGAGAGAGGTTGTCATCCTGATCTTCTTATCTACAATGTAGTGATCAGATTGGCGTGTAAGTTAGGAGAAGTGAAAGAAGCGGTTAGGTTATGGAATGAAATGGAAGCTACTAATGGTTTAAGCCCTGGAGCTGATACGTTTGTTATTATGATCAACGGGTTTACAAGCCAAGGTTATCTTGTTGAAGCATGCGATCACTTCAAAGAAATGGTAAGCCGAGGGATATTCTCTGCGCCTCAGTATGGAACGTTGAAGACACTGCTGAACACTCTTGTTAGAGATGATAGGGTGGAAATAGCGAAAGATGTTTGGAGTTGCATATCGAACAAAAGCTCTTCTTGTGAGCTGAATGTAGCGGCGTGGACAATATGGATCCATGCTTTGTTGGCGAGAGGTCACGTGAAGGAGGCGTGTTCGTATTGTCTGGATATGATGGAGATGGACTTGATGCCGCAGCCTGATACTTATGTGAAGCTCATGAAAGGGTTGAATAAACTGTACAATAGGACGATCGCGGCAGAGATAACAGAGAAGGTGATGAAGATGGCaagtgagagagagatgagTTTTAAGATGTATAAGAGGAGAGGTGAGGAGGATTTGATAGAGAAAGCTAAACCTAAAGGGAGTAAAGAAGGGAAGAAGAAAGGAACAGGTGATCGTCATAAGCATAAGTGGGGAGGTGAACGAAGTAGAGCTAAAGCATTT CACAAGAGTATCGTCGTTTGGATCGGCTCTTTCTTGATGTTGAGGACACTGTCTCTAGCTCGGGACCGTCTTAGGTCCAACGCGCAAGTAACGTCGTCTCCTTCTACCATTCGTGTCCTCTCTTCTCCATTTTCATCGAAGCGGCATGCGCCTAAGGCTACCGAAGAAGAAGCACCGGGTCTAAAAGAGTCCGTTCTGCTGTACCCGAAAGATCCGTCGAGCACACCCAAGCTATTCCTTGTCCAGCCTCGTCTAACTCCGCCTAAGTTTCTTCAGGCAAAGCTTAACGAAGCACTCTGCCTCGCGAACTCGCTTGAAGAACAGCGATATGGCTACTTCGAATCTGATTTCTTCGACAAGGAACTGCCTTCTCACGTTGTTGTCCAAAACCCTATTGCCAGGTCGTCTAAACCTCGCGTAG ATACTTATTTCGGGCGTGGGACTGTAGACAACATCCAATGCCATCTTAATGCTGAAGATTCCAAG GAAGAAGTTGATGCCGTTTTCATTAACGCCATTTTGTCAGCAATTCAGCAACGGAACTTGGAG AGAATATGGGGAAAACCAGTACTAGATCGTGTAGGCCTTATTATAGAAATATTCAACGCTCATGCGCATACCAAGGAAGCAAAACTCCAG GCTGAGTTAGCAGCTCTGATGTACAAAAAGAGCAGGCTGGTTCGAGTTCGTGGCACTGATGGACGTCAGACTTTTGGGCAGTTTGGGGAAGCTGAAGTTGTTAGTGCACGAGG GAGAGCGGCAAGTAAGGGAACTGGTTTCGTCGGTGGTGCAGGAGAAACTGAGCTTCAGCTCCAACGCCGAAG AATAGCAGACCGGAGGCTTCGCTTGTTATCCCAAATCAAAGAAGCCCAACGAACACGGCTATTGCAACGTGCTGCACGTAAGAGACAAAGTGGTCTAGAGGGTAAAAATTTAGCCACCATTGCTGTCGTTGGTTACACAAATGCT GGAAAATCGACATTGACAAGTGCTTTAACAAGGACTGCTCTCTACTGCAATGAGCG CTTGTTTGCAACTTTAGATCCGACACTCAAGAATGCCATCCTTCCTTCTGG AAGGAAAGTGCTTTTTAGTGACACTGTTGGATTCATATCGGATCTGCCTATACAG TTGGTGGAAGCATTTCAGTCGACTCTGGAAGAAGTTGTAGAAGCTGATTTACTTCTG CATGTAGTTGATTCAACAGCTCCAAATATCGAGGAGCATCGTTCAACAGTCTTTCATGTCCTTAATCAAATTGGAGTACCAGAAGAGAAGCTTAAGAATATGATTGAAGTCTGGAATAAA ATTgattatgaagaagaagaagaagaagaagaggaagacatGCATTATCTAGATGATGCtaagggagaagaagaagaagtagaagcTGAGTTAAGCGAAGATTCAATAGCTGAAGAAACTTCGGAAGCATCTTCTGAAGCAACTGTCGATGAAgaccaaatccaaaaccaaGAAGATGACTCTGATGAATGGCTACTGTCTGAAGATGAAAATGTCAGCGACTCTGAGATATGGAAAGTTCCGGAAGAGGCTAAAGTAGATGCTGCACAGAAGAGTGGACCTGATGTCAGAGTTTCTGCATTGACAGGAGTCGGTCTGAAGGAGTTGATGTAtctcattgatgaaaaattgaGTGGTGAAGATGAGAAGCGTAAGTCTGAGACAATAGTCGAAAGGAACGATTTTCAGAGCCGTAAATGGAGACCATCTTTTAAAGATGACGAAGAGTTTGCCGCTGGACAATAG